Proteins encoded within one genomic window of Ctenopharyngodon idella isolate HZGC_01 chromosome 6, HZGC01, whole genome shotgun sequence:
- the rgl3a gene encoding ral guanine nucleotide dissociation stimulator-like 1 codes for MRSSLVVSGGEKGLRARLGRMRHLLCQTGHHVDVQMDEEPGVWLRSFHLLDLEERSEDPVQEWGEEVEDGAVYGVTLHREPIQPPPDASENDSAFGFMQYRTLKVRRLKAATLERLVTELVNPECPDPDYKQIFLSTYRAFTSTNTLIELLFQREDMVTNLDNSVCIRSSLPCLIRLWLDDYHEDLRDSPDHQALRLLCVHLRHRLCFRRLVHQADALLRKFQTEDKHMGRSAEASAAGVESPATEDTMDRQDIEEMGDVLAFPAQDIAEQLTLLDAELFVKVVPFHCLGCIWSQRDKKENRNLAPTVRATIAQFNAVTNCVITSLLCPSAISPSGSPSCPRSSPTHRAKIIEKWISVAQECRQLRNFSSLRAILSALQSNAVYRLKKTWAAVSRESMTAFDQLCDTCSDENCVLINREILVEEGNQSAEADTHSAPKSPRLSPTSKHTNPSNGEVPYLGTYLTVLTMLDTALSDNVQGGLINFEKRRKEFEILSQIRQLQASCAQYTLQSHPHIISWINSSMPLSDQKSYELSRELEPPVDPCPGSPNPWSHRLITKKLTSLLSGSENFSKKTLADQISVSSSGSSGSEMEDLSSPNLSPLRYKSPSVSCQDISVDTPTISLTPPTSFRRSLQSDLSDSPSPTSSATSSSSSSSSPSLQLHASLHPMYNKQVADTCIIRVSVEFGNGNVYKSILITSQDKTAQVIQRALEKHNLEEMNCQDFSLTQVLSNDKELLIPDKANVFYAMCTTANYDFVLRQLYKNVSRAPGSSWSPGAVPRGRK; via the exons ATGAGGTCGTCTCTGGTGGTGTCTGGGGGAGAGAAGGGTCTGCGGGCACGACTGGGACGAATGAGGCATCTGCTGTGTCAGACTGGGCATCATGTGGATGTGCAGATGGACGAGGAGCCCGGCGTTTGGCTCAGGAGCTTCCATCTGCTGGACCTTGAGGAACGCAGTGAG GACCCAGTGCAAGAGTGGGGAGAGGAGGTGGAAGACGGGGCCGTCTATGGGGTCACTCTTCACCGAGAACCCATCCAACCCCCACCTGATGCCTCTGAGAACGATTCCGCCTTTGGCTTCATGCAGTACCGCACGCTGAAGGTCCGCAGGCTTAAAGCAGCCACTCTGGAGCGTCTTGTCACAGAATTGGTGAACCCAGAGTGCCCTGACCCAGATTACAAGCAAATCTTCCTCTCCACCTACAGAGCCTTTACCAGCACAAATACTCTCATAGAACTCCTGTTTCAAAG AGAGGACATGGTCACCAATCTGGACAACAGTGTCTGTATCAGGAG TTCTCTGCCCTGTCTGATCCGGCTGTGGTTAGACGATTATCACGAGGACCTTCGGGACTCTCCGGATCACCAGGCTCTCCGGCTGCTCTGTGTTCATCTGCGTCATCGCCTTTGTTTCAGACGTTTGGTTCATCAAGCCGATGCTCTACTCAGAAAATTTCAGACTGAAG ACAAGCACATGGGTAGATCAGCAGAAGCCAGTGCTGCTGGTGTAGAGAGTCCAGCAACTGAAGACACCATGGACAGACAGGACATAGAAGAGATGGGGGATGTACTGGCCTTCCCCGCACAAGACATAGCTGAGCAGCTCACGCTATTAGACGCT GAACTCTTTGTCAAAGTGGTTCCATTTCACTGCCTTGGCTGCATTTGGTCTCAAAGGGACAAAAAAGAGAACCGGAATCTAGCGCCCACGGTCCGTGCAACCATTGCCCAGTTTAATGCCGTCACTAACTGCGTTATCACCTCTCTGCTGTGCCCTTCTGCCATCTCCCCTTCCGGCTCTCCATCTTGCCCTCGTAGCAGCCCTACACACAGGGCAAAGATTATTGAGAAGTGGATCTCTGTGGCTCAG GAGTGCCGGCAGTTGAGAAACTTCTCCTCTCTAAGAGCCATCTTATCTGCTCTTCAGTCCAATGCTGTCTACCGGCTAAAGAAAACCTGGGCAGCAGTCAGCAG GGAGAGTATGACTGCTTTTGATCAGCTGTGCGACACCTGTTCCGATGAGAACTGTGTGCTGATCAATCGAGAGATCCTTGTAGAG gAAGGAAACCAGTCAGCAGAGGCAGACACTCACTCTGCACCAAAGTCTCCCAGACTTAGTCCTACTTCTAAGCACACG AACCCCTCCAATGGTGAGGTGCCGTACTTGGGCACTTATCTGACAGTTCTCACCATGTTGGACACAGCACTAAGTGATAATGTACAG GGAGGTCTCATCAACTTTGAGAAGCGTAGAAAA GAGTTTGAGATCCTGTCTCAGATCAGACAGCTGCAGGCATCATGTGCTCAGTACACTCTACAATCACATCCTCACATCATTTCCTGGATCAACAGCAGCATGCCCCTTTCTGACCAGAAGAG TTATGAGTTGTCAAGAGAGTTGGAGCCACCAGTTGACCCCTGTCCAGGCTCTCCCAACCCCTGGAGCCACCGGCTCATCACCAAGAAACTGACCTC ATTGCTGTCTGGCAGTGAGAACTTCTCAAAGAAAACTCTTGCTGATCAGATCAGTGTATCATCCTCTGGCTCCAGTGGCTCAGAGATGGAAGACCTCAGCAGCCCCAACCTGTCACCCCTTAGATACAAA TCACCGTCAGTATCCTGTCAGGACATCTCAGTAGACACACCCACCATCTCTCTGACTCCGCCCACCTCCTTTCGAAGATCCCTACAGTCAGATCTGTCTGACAGCCCTTCCCCCACTTCATCTGCAACATCTTCATCATCTTCGTCATCCTCTCCTTCTCTCCAGCTGCATGCTTCCCTTCATCCAATGTACAACAAGCAAGTTGCCGATACTTGTATTATCAGAGTCAGCGTGGAATTTGGCAACGGAAAcgtttataaaagtattttg ATAACCAGTCAGGACAAGACAGCTCAGGTGATTCAGAGAGCTCTGGAGAAACACAACTTGGAGGAGATGAACTGCCAGGATTTTAGTCTCACACAAGTGCTTTCTAATGACAAAG agTTGCTGATCCCAGACAAAGCCAACGTGTTCTATGCCATGTGCACCACTGCCAACTATGACTTTGTGCTTCGTCAGCTTTACAAAAACGTCAGCAGGGCTCCTGGTTCATCCTGGAGTCCTGGAGCAGTACCGAGGGGACGCAAGTAA